Proteins found in one Equus przewalskii isolate Varuska chromosome 20, EquPr2, whole genome shotgun sequence genomic segment:
- the COMP gene encoding cartilage oligomeric matrix protein: protein MVLSAAPVLLLALAALVSSQGQTPLGTELGPQMLRELQETNAALQDVRELLRQQVKEITFLKNTVMECDACGMQPARTPRVSVRPLAQCAPGSCFPGVACTQTASGARCGPCPAGFTGNGSYCADVNECNANPCFPRVRCINTSPGFRCEACPPGYSGPTHEGVGMAFAKANKQVCTDIDECETGQHNCVPNSVCINTQGSFQCGPCQPGFVGDQASGCRPRAQRFCPDGTPSPCHEKADCVLERDGSRSCVCAVGWAGNGLLCGRDTDLDGFPDEKLRCSERQCRKDNCVTVPNSGQEDADRDGIGDACDTDADGDGVPNEGDNCPLVRNPDQRNTDGDKWGDACDNCRSQKNDDQKDTDQDGRGDACDDDIDGDRIRNAVDNCPRVPNSDQKDSDGDGIGDVCDNCPQKSNPDQRDVDHDFVGDACDSDQDKDGDGHQDSRDNCPTVPNSAQQDSDSDGQGDACDEDDDNDGVPDSRDNCRLVPNPGQEDADRDGVGDVCQGDFDADKVVDKIDVCPENAEVTLTDFRAFQTVVLDPEGDAQIDPNWVVLNQGMEIVQTMNSDPGLAVGYTAFNGVDFEGTFHVNTVTDDDYAGFIFGYQDSSSFYVVMWKQMEQTYWQANPFRAVAEPGIQLKAVKSSTGPGEQLRNALWHTGDTASQVRLLWKDPRNVGWKDKTSYRWFLQHRPQVGYIRVRFYEGPELVADSNVVLDTTMRGGRLGVFCFSQENIIWANLRYRCNDTIPEDYEIQRLLQA, encoded by the exons ATGGTTCTCTCCGCCGCCCCCGTTCTCCTGCTCGCCCTGGCCGCCCTCGTGTCCAGCCAGGGGCAGACCCCGCTGG GTACAGAACTGGGCCCACAGATGCTGCGCGAACTGCAAGAGACCAACGCGGCGCTGCAGGACGTGCGGGAGCTGCTGCGGCAGCAG GTCAAGGAGATCACGTTCCTGAAAAACACGGTGATGGAGTGTGACGCGTGCG GGATGCAGCCTGCGCGCACCCCCCGCGTGAGCGTGCGGCCCCTAGCCCAGTGCGCGCCGGGCTCCTGCTTCCCTGGCGTGGCTTGTACCCAGACGGCGAGCGGCGCGCGCTGCGGACCCTGCCCCGCGGGCTTCACGGGCAACGGCTCATACTGTGCCGACGTCAACGAG tgcAACGCCAATCCCTGCTTCCCTCGCGTCCGCTGCATCAATACCAGCCCCGGTTTCCGCTGCGAGGCTTGCCCGCCCGGGTACAGCGGCCCCACCCACGAGGGCGTGGGGATGGCCTTTGCCAAGGCCAACAAGCAG GTTTGCACGGATATTGACGAGTGTGAGACCGGGCAGCATAACTGCGTCCCCAACTCCGTGTGCATCAACACCCAG GGCTCCTTCCAGTGCGGCCCGTGCCAGCCCGGCTTCGTAGGCGACCAGGCATCAGGCTGCCGTCCGCGCGCACAGCGCTTCTGCCCCGACGGCACGCCCAGCCCGTGCCACGAGAAGGCCGACTGCGTCCTGGAGCGCGATGGCTCGCGATCGTGCGTG TGCGCCGTCGGCTGGGCCGGCAACGGGCTCCTGTGTGGCCGCGACACGGACTTGGACGGCTTCCCGGACGAGAAGCTGCGCTGCTCGGAGCGCCAGTGTCGCAAG GATAACTGCGTGACGGTACCCAACTCAGGACAGGAGGACGCGGATCGCGACGGCATCGGAGACGCCTGCGACACGGACGCCGACGGAGACGGAGTCCCCAACGAGGGG GACAACTGCCCGCTGGTGCGGAACCCAGACCAGCGTAACACGGACGGCGACAAGTGGGGCGATGCATGCGACAACTGCCGGTCCCAGAAGAACGATGACCAGAAGGACACAGATCAGGACGGCCGAGGCGACGCCTGCGACGATGACATCGACGGCGACC GGATCCGAAATGCGGTGGACAACTGCCCCAGGGTGCCCAACTCAGACCAGAAAGACAGTGATGGCGATGGTATAGGGGATGTCTGTGACAACTGTCCCCAGAAGAGCAACCCAGACCAG AGGGACGTGGACCACGACTTCGTGGGAGACGCTTGTGACAGCGACCAAGACAA GGATGGGGATGGGCACCAGGACTCTCGGGACAATTGCCCCACAGTGCCCAACAGCGCCCAGCAGGACTCAGACAGCGATGGTCAGGGTGACGCCTGCGACGAGGATGACGACAACGACGGGGTCCCCGACAGTCGGGACAACTGCCGCCTGGTGCCCAACCCGGGCCAGGAAGACGCTGACC GGGACGGTGTGGGCGACGTGTGCCAGGGCGACTTCGACGCAGACAAGGTGGTGGACAAGATTGATGTGTGTCCGGAGAACGCCGAAGTCACCCTCACCGACTTCCGGGCCTTCCAGACGGTTGTGTTGGACCCCGAGGGCGACGCGCAAATAGACCCCAACTGGGTGGTGCTCAACCag GGGATGGAGATCGTGCAAACAATGAACAGCGACCCTGGCCTGGCTGTGG gttACACGGCCTTCAATGGCGTGGACTTCGAAGGCACGTTCCACGTGAATACGGTCACAGATGACGACTACGCGGGCTTCATCTTTGGCTACCAGGACAGCTCTAGCTTCTACGTGGTCATGTGGAAGCAGATGGAGCAGACGTATTGGCAGGCGAACCCCTTCCGAGCCGTAGCCGAGCCCGGCATCCAGCTGAAG GCCGTGAAGTCCTCCACAGGCCCTGGGGAGCAGCTGCGGAATGCACTGTGGCACACGGGGGACACAGCATCACAGGTGCGGCTGCTATGGAAGGACCCCCGCAACGTGGGCTGGAAGGACAAGACATCCTACCGCTGGTTCCTACAACACCGGCCCCAAGTGGGCTACATCAG AGTGCGGTTCTATGAGGGCCCTGAGCTGGTGGCCGACAGCAACGTGGTCTTGGACACGACCATGCGGGGCGGCCGCCTAGGAGTCTTCTGCTTCTCCCAGGAGAACATCATCTGGGCCAACCTGCGCTACCGCTGCAATG ACACCATCCCCGAGGACTACGAGATCCAGCGGTTGCTGCAGGCctag